The Branchiostoma lanceolatum isolate klBraLanc5 chromosome 10, klBraLanc5.hap2, whole genome shotgun sequence genome has a window encoding:
- the LOC136442920 gene encoding transmembrane and coiled-coil domain-containing protein 4-like — protein sequence MADPGDPSGKQNEESSSFEDTEGRTTDNGTDSDLIPSQPAEATNNSFERNKLTTETNNDEQQDLVLATSQFSIGESLEENGESALPSKAEHAQNMESILPQTQSEESTTDISRPGDSNVEPEHDQQLSRTKEDAYNDRTTGRVRERPSHLDVEPIVKKISDASHFSYAALCAISMAQLFETQYDRQWKKNFLRSLREYLELPESVEASMEAFQHGMGSECLASLVDTLVKEPYLETSAFPLVQDLLTFGLREGDYDARTRCLLKQVALYLRVPWEDVETYEESLVKSLKEHQFELSEEERKEKEKQKKRKQRKRFVTIGLATVVGGTLIGLTGGLAAPLVAAGAGAIIGGTSAAVLGSTAGLAVITSLFGAAGAGLTGYKMKKRVGAVEQFEFEPLTEGNQLHITIAVSGWLRSDKPDNFSAPWETLLQSKEQYCLRWEAKYLLSLGRAFEYIVSSLVTTAAQEALKYTVLAGLLAALTWPVSLMSAAYVIDNPWSVCLQRSEEVGKQLAEVLLTHQQGKRPVTLVGFSLGARVIFYCLKEMAKRKDCEGIIEDVVLLGAPINGKPENWMPMDRLVSGRIINGYCRGDWLLQFLYRTSSVQLSVAGLRPVKWDNRRMLNVDLSSVVSGHMDYMNQMDTILKAVGVKTKECRVADKWDLATVTLDSSKKHGVTGLRKSATAPELGELQDKSQQGVTKSQTDFFIVEKAELGATNDSSEFHKKNEDVGQEEGTTTEGEIESALEAAELEEIDADVGEGTKSQEATDKDVEEVCLPVQSQSGDVESMPKAKEESATLQKTHE from the exons ATGGCCGACCCAGGTGATCCATCAGGTAAGCAGAACGAAGAATCTTCTTCTTTTGAAGATACCGAGGGAAGAACAACAGACAATG GAACAGACAGCGATCTTATACCATCCCAGCCAGCAGAAGCCACAAACAACTCTTTTGAAAGAAATAAATTGaccacagaaacaaacaatgacGAACAACAAGACCTTGTTCTTGCTACTAGTCAGTTTTCCATCGGGGAATCATTAGAAGAAAACGGAGAAAGTGCACTGCCAAGCAAAGCCGAACacgcccaaaatatggaaagcATTTTACCACAAACACAGTCAGAAGAATCTACTACAGATATCTCTAGGCCAGGAGACTCAAACGTTGAACCAGAACATGACCAACAGTTGTCTAGGACAAAAGAAGATGCCTACAATGACAGAACTACAGGACGAGTCCGAGAAAGACCGTCACACCTGGATGTTGAGCCTATTGTTAAGAAGATATCTGATGCATCTCACTTCTCTTATGCAGCTCTATGTGCCATTTCCATGGCTCAGTTGTTTGAGACTCAGTACGACAG GCAGTGGAAGAAGAACTTCCTACGTTCCCTCCGGGAATACCTGGAACTTCCCGAGTCCGTGGAGGCTTCCATGGAGGCATTCCAACATGGCATGGGCAGTGAATGCCTCGCCTCTCTCGTAGACACCTTAGTGAAAGAACCGTACCTGGAAACAAGTGCCTTTCCCTTGGTGCAG GACCTACTAACGTTTGGCTTAAGAGAAG GTGACTACGACGCCCGCACCAGGTGCCTGCTGAAACAGGTAGCGCTGTACCTACGTGTGCCGTGGGAAGACGTGGAAACGTACGAGGAATCACTCGTCAAAAGTCTGAAGGAACACCAGTTTGAACTGAGCGA GGAAGAAAGGAAGGAGAAAGAGAAACAAAAGAAGAGGAAGCAAAGGAAGAGGTTTGTCACAATTGGACTGGCCACAGTGGTTGGAGGCACACTCATAG GCCTAACAGGAGGACTAGCGGCTCCCCTAGTGGCTGCAGGGGCAGGAGCCATCATTGGCGGCACCAGTGCTGCAGTTCTGGGCTCCACCGCTGGGCTGGCTGTCATCACGTCCTTATTTGGTGCTGCAGGGGCTGGCCTCACAG GGTACAAGATGAAGAAGAGGGTTGGAGCAGTAGAACAGTTTGAATTTGAACCACTGACTGAAGGAAACCAACTCCACATCACCATCGCTGTCTCTGGTTGGCTACGGTCAGACAAACCAG acAACTTCTCTGCTCCTTGGGAGACCCTACTGCAGTCTAAGGAGCAGTACTGTCTGAGGTGGGAGGCCAAGTACCTGCTGAGTCTGGGGCGAGCCTTTGAGTACATCGTCAGTAGTCTGGTGACCACTGCTGCACAGGAGGCCCTGAAGTACACTGTTCTGGCTG GTCTGTTGGCAGCGCTAACGTGGCCCGTGTCACTCATGTCTGCGGCCTACGTCATCGACAACCCCTGGAGCGTCTGCCTGCAGAGGTCAGAGGAGGTCGGCAAACAGCTGGCGGAGGTTCTGCTAACTCACCAACAg GGGAAGAGACCCGTCACCCTGGTTGGGTTCAGTCTTGGTGCCAGAGTCATCTTCTACTGTCTGAAGGAGATGGCCAAAAGGAAAG ATTGTGAGGGTATCATAGAGGATGTGGTTCTTCTGGGTGCACCTATCAATGGCAAGCCTGAGAACTGGATGCCCATGGACAGACTGGTCTCTGGCAGGATCATCAATGGTTACTGTAG AGGAGACTGGTTGCTACAGTTCCTGTACAGAACATCCTCAGTGCAGCTGAGTGTGGCTGGTCTGAGGCCTGTGAAGTGGGACAACAGACGTATGCTCAACGTCGACCTCAGCTCTGTG GTAAGTGGCCACATGGACTACATGAACCAGATGGACACCATCCTTAAGGCTGTCGGAGTGAAGACCAAAGAATGTCGAGTTGCGGACAAGTGGGACTTGGCTACCGTTACCTTAGACAGCAGCAAGAAGCACGGCGTCACCGGCCTACGCAAGAGCGCCACCGCGCCGGAGTTGGGGGAATTGCAGGACAAATCACAGCAAGGGGTGACAAAATCACAAACAGACTTCTTTATCGTGGAAAAGGCAGAGCTCGGTGCAACCAACGACTCAAGTGAGTTCCACAAGAAGAATGAAGATGTCGGCCAAGAGGAGGGAACGACAACTGAAGGAGAAATCGAAAGTGCCTTAGAAGCAGCAGAATTAGAGGAAATAGATGCAGATGTTGGTGAGGGAACAAAATCTCAGGAAGCAACTGATAAAGATGTAGAAGAAGTTTGTCTTCCAGTGCAAAGTCAGTCAGGTGATGTGGAAAGTATGCCAAAGGCCAAAGAGGAAAGTGCAACATTGCAGAAAACACATGAATAA
- the LOC136442921 gene encoding quinone oxidoreductase PIG3-like — protein MLGVVQRHCRQLQPGLSHVLFGVLLSRLCTKTTAMSDMQAVVLQQAGGPDNLSVGRVAKPQPQSGEVLLKVFATAVNRADTLQRKGLYPPPKGASDILGLEAAGKVDELGPDCKGRWKHGDKVMALLPGGGNAEFVTVDEDHLMAIPEGMTYQEAAAIPEVWLTAYQLLHFVGGLQEGETVLIHAGGSGVGTAATQLSRLAGARPIITAGTPDKLQKATDLGAVTAFNYKEGEFAQKVLDETNGKGVDVILDCVGASFWQQNVRCLALEGRWVLYGLLGGGSIDGDLLSQVLRKRINLLGTTLRTRSKQYKASLVKSFSERALPHFVSGGSVQLRPIIDRVVPLQDISQAHSCMEDNKNTGKIVLSVREDERDEL, from the exons ATGCTTGGAGTGGTGCAGAGACATTGCAGACAGCTGCAGCCAGGCTTATCTCACGTTTTATTCGGCGTTTTGCTGAGCAGACTGTGCACGAAG ACCACAGCCATGAGTGATATGCAGGCAGTGGTGCTGCAGCAGGCAGGAGGTCCTGACAACCTGTCGGTGGGAAGGGTGGCCAAACCCCAACCACAGTCTGGAGAGGTTTTACTGAAGGTGTTCGCCACAGCAGTCAACAGGGCAGACACCCTGCAG AGAAAGGGCTTGTACCCGCCGCCAAAGGGAGCGAGTGACATACTTGGCCTAGAGGCTGCTGGGAAGGTGGATGAACTTGGTCCTGACTGTAAAGGACGCTGGAAACATGGTGATAAAGTGATGGCACTGCTACCAG GAGGTGGCAATGCTGAGTTTGTGACAGTTGATGAAGACCACCTGATGGCCATACCTGAGGGGATGACATACCAGGAGGCGGCAGCTATCCCTGAGGTCTGGCTCACTGCCTACCAACTTCTCCACTTTGTGG GTGGGTTGCAGGAAGGGGAGACTGTTCTGATCCATGCTGGCGGCAGTGGGGTGGGTACGGCTGCCACGCAGCTGTCCCGACTGGCGGGCGCTCGTCCAATCATCACGGCCGGTACTCCAGACAAACTACAGAAGGCCACAGACCTCGGAGCGGTCACTGCCTTTAACTACAAGGAGGGAGAGTTTGCACAGAAAGTTCTTGATGAAACCAATG GAAAGGGAGTGGATGTAATATTGGACTGTGTTGGTGCCTCCTTCTGGCAGCAGAATGTCAG GTGTTTGGCCTTAGAGGGCAGGTGGGTGCTGTATGGACTGCTGGGAGGAGGAAGTATCGATGGGGACCTTCTGTCCCAGGTTCTCAGGAAACGTATCAACCTGCTAGGAACCACTCTAAGGACCAGGAGCAAACAG TACAAAGCATCCTTGGTGAAGTCGTTCTCTGAGCGTGCGCTGCCTCATTTTGTCTCTGGAGGGTCGGTTCAACTGAGACCCATCATCGACAGGGTCGTCCCTCTACAGGACATCAGCCAGGCGCACAGCTGCATGGAGGACAACAAGAACACAGGGAAGATAGTCCTATCTGTTAGGGAAGATGAGCGCGATGAATTGTAA